Part of the Quercus lobata isolate SW786 chromosome 6, ValleyOak3.0 Primary Assembly, whole genome shotgun sequence genome, GGGCAGTTTTACTTGATCCATGGGCACAATGGACTGGTATAGTGGGCTATTAACTACTTAATGGGCTCGGTCAGGTTGGGCCAGAAGAGAAAACCCTGGCCCATGACCCTACCCATGAGTAATGCCCATTTTGTCTTTAGCCAACTGGGTTATCGGGTTGGGCCTAATGGGCTACCCATGTGCTTGTGTTAGTatcttattttaatatttttttataaggaaagaatcaatttttttttataagggaataattaatatatttttataaaggaaagaatcaaagaatttaattcataattttttttttttcagtcaaatctatttaattttttgttttgttgatggaaacctatttaattttttttattaaggttttaaatgctttttttatcttttaataaaaaaaattcaaatggttAATTCAAAATTGCTAAActactagaaaaatatatatttagtaaactaaGTTGCTAGAATTCTAAGTAATTAGGCTAGGCAACGGGTTGGGCCAACAAGCTGGGCTATTGGGTTAGCCCACGGGACGCTTATGGGCATAAAAACTAGTCCAAGACCTGATCCACTAGGCTAGTGGACTACCCATAGGCCTCAATAACAACGGGTCAAGCCGCCTATTAACCTAGTAAGTAGTCGGGCTACTAGGTTGGGCCATGGGCATGAACTATTTGGTGATCCTTAACCCCTCCAATGCTAGTGCTTACCAACTAACTTTAAAGAATCTTGTTCCATAATTCACTCAAGTGGAGTTTGGTATAACTTAATTTctttagtttattttgttttaaaaaggAAGGAATAAGGATAAAAGTATAGTATAAAACTGTGAAAGTTTACTCTTCCTTTGTGGCCTGTTGTTCACCGttcttatatttaatttttagcccAACGTGACCAAACATTATTCCCAATTTGCGCGGAGGAGAGGCCCATGGAGAATGATATCTCAATAAAGGTTGCTGTAGTAGTGTCGGTAgttcaagaaatatataaaagtgAATCCAATAAAGTTCGCAGTTTTACACACACCTTTCACCCATTCCAACGGTCAAATCTAtcaacctttatttttttactttgttcCCAAAATGGTCTGTGACTCACAGAAAGCGGCACTGTCGGATTCCTTTTCTAACgtacaaaattatattatctcaaaaaaaaaaaaaacgtacaaattatagaacaaaagcaggaaaagaaaaacctcattcccattttctcttttatcCACTGGGTCCCATTTACAAAAGACACAGTTATTACACTTACACACACCCCATATTCGTTTCCAAGAAGTGACCACGTGTCCCGGTTTCTAAGAGTGAACCTTTTACTCTCTCTATCAGACGGAGACAGACAAGACACAGAAACTATTAATGGCTTTGTAATTTTATAGCTAAGCCTCTTTACTTTAGATCAGATACAACCACATTTATAAGTTCTGTGACTTTGTAGAGAGGGTAAAGGGTGTTCTTTTCCACAGCCAAGCAAAAACCCAGTTGGGATGATGAGGCTTCTGCTCCAGTGTCAGCCTCatagaggaagaggaggagCACTGGCTGGACTTTTTGTTCTGATTTTTCCAGTGTTCTTGACTAGTTTCTTCAGCCCATTGGGCCATGCCTCGCCTTCCATGTTCACGGTAAGTTCACACTCTTTGGATCATTCATcatcatgtttttctttattttaagaccctttatttttgttctttaacaaaaacaaaagcaaagtaCTATTTATTggaataatttttcttttgtagtatTAGCTTCTTAATGTGACAGTAAGTGGGTCATTGAAAGTTTCCCGGGAAAGCTGTCTTTGTTCTATAGTCCCTAAAAAATGTTTACTGGGAGTGAATATTCTGGGTGTGTAATGTTTCAGAAAAGGGTATGGATTAACTCTTTTGGATTAATAGGGAGTGAGTTTAATTTATGCCAAAAAGTGAATAGAATGATTGGATGGttgttatatttttaagtggATGAGGTTGAAATAAGTCATAAATAAGAGAAGATAAAGTTAAATTTGACTAGgaagtgtttggatttgttGACTTGAACCGGTTGATTCTACTCAGATTGCCAACCAACTGAGAATCTATGATATATAAGGACTTCCCATCTGGCCTTAGGAAGTTTAGAGattatttgtatttaaattaaatgatatGTTATTATGAATAGTCACCTAAAAAGGAAAGGATCGAAGCAAGAAAGGTCTGTGGTTTACATTGTTGGAAACCCTGAATGATGAGCTAATGAGTTTCACATCAATGATTGAAAGTTTGGAAAGATTAGTACTGACCATTTGCTGATTtcagggattttttttttattttttttatttttttggggtcaaattttttaatatctaCAAGGTGCAAATTTCTGAATGGTTATTGAAGTTAAAAGATATAACAGTTAATAACAATTGTGCTAAATAGTAATTTGACTATTAATCACAATGATAATAGTTTGTTAAGAAAATTCATCCATACATATATATGGAAGTTATCTTCTCTCCACACAAAACTCTCACTGATGTTGGCATTTATGCATAAAACTCAATATATTTGAATTCTTGgtttataaaattcaaagaaagaaaattcattcaGGGTAATcactaatcaatttttaaatctatTGGTATCACAAAATTTAGCCTTTTacttctgtttcttttcttaaattatCACTTAGACTGAGAAAGAAAAACGTTTTTGTtctcaataaattatattattgattttgttATAATACCATGAATTGATATCTCTCTTTTCTTGTAATTTGTTATGCCTCTTCTATGTACTATAAATATTTATGCTACTTCTGTGATATACAAATCCAAGGATGGCGTAAACCCATACACAATCAGCCTGTTTTAAACATGGCACCGTGCCTATAAATTGCTCTTTTGGGGtcataaatttattgttttatgaAATAATGGTGTTTACAGGAATGGAATGTTCCAAAACCAAGGCACTCACGTATTCTCAAGAGTGCTTTACAACGCGAAACTGTAAGAGTTCAGCTGCAAACATGCTTTTTAAGTACATTTATAGTTCTCTTTGTAAAATCCTCTTCATGTTaaacattttattcttttcatcAGACAAATTCTCAGCATTCAGATCTCTGGATTCCTTTGGCCAACCAAGGATGGAGGCCTTGTGTTGAATCTCCAAAAACCCCTTGTAAGTGATCAGGAATAGAGTAACCATAAGAAGTTTACTTTGTGTTCAATCTGCTGTGTGCTGTATGAAGTATAGAgacagtgtgtgtgtgtgacctCATGTATTGTTTTTCATTAATCATGATctagttctttctttttctttttcttttctttttttcactattGGCCCTTTCTTTCATGCAGCATTACCAGAGAAATCTGAAGGTTATATTCAGGTATTTCTTGATGGAGGCTTGAACCAGCAGAGAATGGGGGTATGTACCAAAAGATTTTCTCGAACATTTAATTATATGTTTAGAGGTGACTAGAGATCATGGATAACATTAAGTTTATCAGAATTTGGAGTAACTTGTCTGTTTCAAAAAGTAGTATCAGAAGCTAAGTGTTATTTTGTGTCTTTTAAAGATATGTGATGCAGTTGCCGTTGCTAAAATACTGAATGCGACACTTGTCATCCCACATCTTGAAGTGAATCCTGTTTGGCAAGATTCAAGGTACTAGCAAGAaccattttgttttggtttttctcatttctttatCTTATGGATTTTGGGAGAGGCTTATTAATGAAGTTGCATGATTTTTTCCTTTGCAGCTCATTCATGGATATATTTGATGTGGATCACTTTATTAATGTATTGAAGGATGATATTTCTATAGTTAAAGAGCTGCCTAATGAATTCTCCTGGAGCACAAGGGAGTATTATGCAACAGCAATCCGAGCTACTAGGATTAAGACAGCACCGGTTCATGCATCGGCCAACTGGTATCTAGATAACGTATTGCCTGTATTACAGAGGTTGGTAGTTTCCTAATCCTCTTGTTAGATTTATTGctgaattttctttaaatcCTCTGGTTGTAAGCAATTTTGTTGATTACAGGGTTCAAATGTATAAAAGTATCACATCCATGGCTAATTATAGGCTCAAAGACTATCTTTTTCCATAAACCACATAATTTATTTGTGAACTGAGATGCATTATTTCGATGGAAGATCTAGAATCTAATGACTTAGTGCTCTTTTGGATAGCACTTATTAGTGCTGCATCTGCGtttcctcagtttttttttttttttttttttttttttttttttttttttcttttcagccGCAATGGTTGACCCGttcttctgtgaacagtgcacaagtgcactgttcacgggtcccacaaactccactttttatcaactttttcattaaaaatgggtcccacagcactattcacacattttaaaattattttgctacagtattttcagttttcagttttcagtttcagcaaaataagttctatccaaacagacccttaatgtACTTTTTAGATGTTAAATTCAGTGCACCTAAGGTTCTAGCAGATATAGAGTTTCTGATagaaaaatatcacaataaatgATTTTGGGTATTTGATATACTCTATTTCTTTAAATGATGgaaatatttaaatagaatttctggtcaaatattataaaatgttACGTCCAAGTTTCTTCATGCTTATTGTTAGAACAGCTATATCTTCCACAGGCCAAATAGTAGTCCTCTTATTCCAGAGTAGACACACTACTTGATTTATATTACctgaaattgtattttgaatatGAGACAAAGGACAAAGCTGCCTGCTTTTGATTAAGTATTTTCACATCTACGTATGTAACATTTACATAGAATGAATGGCCTTCGGAAACTACCTATCATTTTTCTAGTTCAGAGGTCTCCCATACACTAGAATGCCGTTCCCATGGCAGCTCTGATGCAAACTACATGGAAATCTTACTGCAATCTTTATAAATTCTAATTTAATAATCTTAGATGGTTGCCACTTGTTTGTTTATGTGTATGAAGTAACTTTCTACTTGATGAAGAGTGGAAGAAGGTTGTCTTGTTTATTGTCTGTGAATGCTCTggtattgtttttatttgtttccagacaagttataaaaaagaaaccaaGTGGATGCTACCCAAGTAGTTAGATTCAATTTGTACCCTTCAATAATGCAATGACATTGCTTAGATATggacttttaattattttctggATTTGGCCTTATCTCTAAATCATATTGTGTTCTGAAATTTGAGACACGTTTGTACGTTTCAGTTATGGAATTGCTGCAATTGCCCCATTCTCTCATCGTTTGGCTTTCGACAACTTGCCTATGGACATCCAACAGCTACGTTGTAAAGTTAACTTCCAAGCATTAGCTTTTGTTCCTCATATTAGACAGCTTGGTGATGCTCTTGTCAACCGTCTCCGCAACCCTTTGGGTAAAAATGGAGCACTTGGCACCAGCGACCTGCAGGAGAGCACAGTGGGGGCAGGGAATTTTGTGGTGCTACACCTTCGATTTGACAAAGTATgccacttctctctctctctctctctctctatatatatatatatatatatatatgggttgggttatgtaattttaaacaatgttacactactcaattttttattttattttattttttcttgatgtgaattttgacaaatccattgttgtaatatattttcttcttataccccctatatttgcaaaatttcaaaatgatcaaaagatTAGTAACTATGTtatctatcaaaattttaatttcaagttttttcatttcaaagttatgcataaaaaatgagtttatggatagaataataaataacatccaattaacacaaaatttggcaagcatgttaagaacatagaGAGCATATAATCCACTTTCAATATATTAATCTAgtataaaaagttattaaatcatgtaacattgcttaaagcTACCCCCAatgttcctataaaaaaaaaagttaccccCAATGTAACTCTTCCTTAATATTACACCACCTAACAACTTAAAACTCtcttttgaattaaaaatttgaaaatctcaccAATGAATTGCATAATTTTAGTTCTTAAAATGCACATCAAATTTTGGTTTACTGTGGaggtgggggagggggggattTGAGGAAATTAAGAGAGAGCTGGAGAAGGGTCAGTTGGTGTGGTTTATAGGCggttttcaaaacttttttccGATCACCAGATGAGCTTAtcattttggaaaataaatgcTGCCAACCACCAGCAGAAGCTGTCGGCTTGGtcattttttgttggtttggtTGGCTTTGTGTACAGCCCTAATAGGCACTTCATAGTGCATTATGATTAAAGAATGATAATAACACTGTTCAAGCCATCAAACAAGCCAACATTTTATGCCTTTTGTGACTGTTAAAATGTTTTGGGTCAAATATCTGAAGACATTCAATCTGTACATCATTGGGTTGAGCTTGTAAACTTAAAATTCTTTATATTGTTAAGCACTCAACAACTACTTTAACTTTAGGATCTAGAACTATCATGGATTTCACACTGatataaaacacaataaaatagtCATGAGACTTACCTGGATCCATTGATGCAATTCTCTTGAGATcctttgaataataataattctctGTAGGATTGGTTTTGCTTTCTTCACCCTTTTGCTGTATACATTTAGTTCAGTAAGATTCAGTCTATGATGGGAAAAATTGAATACCTTAATGGATAGAGAGAGGACTAGTTTCCTAGTTTACTTTAATCTCCACCTTACCATCAAAGTTGGAGTCAAGAAACCACTTTTCTAATTGACCAATCAGATAAGACACTAATGGATATGTCTTTATATCCAATTAAACCTCTAACTTGTCACATGTGCCTCATCATGTGGGCcaccaaattaattaataaattagttTAGTCTTACAGAGCTACCTCAGTGATTGAGTCATTGTTGTCATTTGAGGAAATCCACACCATCGGTTTTATGATCTTTTGAATTGTCCAGAATTTTTGAGTTTAGTTTATAAAGTTTTTAAACCTTGATTCCACGTTCTTGTTCATTAACCATGTCATTATTCAGGATATGGCGGCCCATTCAGCCTGTGACTTTGGTGGGGGCAAAGCTGAAAAGAAGGCTCTAGCCAAGTATAGACAAGCAATTTGGCAGGGAAGGGTCCTTAACTCCCAGTTCACGAATGAAGAGTTGAGGAATCAGGGTCGTTGCCCCTTGACTCCAGAAGAGATTGGATTGCTTCTTGCAGCTTTGGGCTTTGACAACAATACTAGGCTCTATCTTGCCTCCCACAAGGTTTATCATGTCTCAACTATTTTCTTGTCTACGCCACTTTTTGAGAAGTGAAATATATCTTTTTGCTCCCAGAGTTTTGATCTGTGAAATGGTTATGTTTCACAAGGTATTTGGTGGAGAAGCTAGGATTTCAACTTTGAAAAAGTTGTTCCCACTGATGGAAGACAAAAAGAGCTTAACTTCCAAAGCGGAACGGGCCCAGATTAAAGGAAAGGCATCCT contains:
- the LOC115995056 gene encoding O-fucosyltransferase 31, which encodes MMRLLLQCQPHRGRGGALAGLFVLIFPVFLTSFFSPLGHASPSMFTEWNVPKPRHSRILKSALQRETTNSQHSDLWIPLANQGWRPCVESPKTPSLPEKSEGYIQVFLDGGLNQQRMGICDAVAVAKILNATLVIPHLEVNPVWQDSSSFMDIFDVDHFINVLKDDISIVKELPNEFSWSTREYYATAIRATRIKTAPVHASANWYLDNVLPVLQSYGIAAIAPFSHRLAFDNLPMDIQQLRCKVNFQALAFVPHIRQLGDALVNRLRNPLGKNGALGTSDLQESTVGAGNFVVLHLRFDKDMAAHSACDFGGGKAEKKALAKYRQAIWQGRVLNSQFTNEELRNQGRCPLTPEEIGLLLAALGFDNNTRLYLASHKVFGGEARISTLKKLFPLMEDKKSLTSKAERAQIKGKASLLAAVDYYVSMHSNIFISASPGNMHNALVGHRTYENLKTIRPNMALLGQLFLNKSMSWSDFQQSVLEGHENRQGQIRLRKPKQSIYTYPAPDCICHS